GATAGGCGGCTCCGTTGCGCGGCTGGTACTGCGACGGGTTGATGCGGCGCAGGAGCTTCGCGGCTTCCAGGCCCTCGTCCGCCGCGCCGGCCACGGCGTCGCCGCCCTCGGTGCGGTAGACGCGGGCAAAGGTTTCCGCGAGCGCGGGGTCGCGCCCGCCCGCCAGGCCGAAGCGGTCCAGATCGCCCACCGCGAGCGACGGGTTGGCGCCGCGCAGCGACAGCGGGAGCTCGGCGCCCATGGCGATCCCGCGCAGCGCGGCGGCGCCGGGCTCCATCGTCACCTGGCCGGCGGCGTGGTGCGCGGCGTGGGCATCGGCGTCGCGCAGGGTGCGGCCGTCGGCGCCAAGGGCGCGATTCAACCACCCGTCGCGCGCGCGGCCGCGGGGGTCGGCGGTCTCCATGATGTCCTGCGCCTGGAAGTGCGAGCGCGTCGTGCTGGGCGAGCCGGCCGCGTGCACCACCGCCATCTCCCGCCGCCCCCACAGCTCGTGGAGCGGGGTCAGCGCCGGGTGCAGCCCGAAGAAGCCGTCCAGCTCCAGCGCGCCGCCCGCCCCCCGCACGGGCGCGGCGATGGCGATGGAGCGCCGCGAGCGCCCGTACGCGGGGTCTCCGAACGGGACCACCATGCTCAGCCCGTCCGCGGCGCCGCGCTGGAAGATGCAGATCAGCGTCTTGCGCCGGGCGCGCGTCTGCGCCAGGAGCGAGCGGGTGATGAACTCCGGCGGGAGGCCCAGCGCCAGCAGCGCCAGCGCGCCGCCCTTTACGAAGGCGCGCCGTCCGATCGGTTTGCCGTGCATCGTGTTCGCTCCGGTCAGTGCCGCTGGAAGGCGGGTGAGCCCAGGATCAGCGCCAGCGCGCGCGCCCTGCGTGCCTGGTCGTCGGGAAGGCGTGCGGCGTCCTCGGCCACCGCGCGTACCAGCGTCGTCGTCTCGCGCGCGGGGAGGAGGACGCGGGCGAGCTCCGCCACAGGGTCGGATGGGGCGCTCGGGAGGAGGCGCGCGGGGTCGATCCGCACCCCCTGCACCTCGCCGCGCGACAGGGCCAGCGCGAAGTTCATCCGCGCAAGCATGGCGCCGCCGCTGGTCCACTCGGCGGAGTCGTGGATGTAGCCGGTGGGCGGTGTGGCCGCGTACGGAAGGTGGCCGAGCTGGCGCAGCGTCTGGATCAGCTCGCGCGAGGGGCGGACTTCGGCCTCGGTTGCGCGCAGGGTGCCGGCGACGAACTCGAACGGGGTGCGCGTCTTGACGCCCCGCGCCCGCGCGAACTCGGGCGAGCGGAAGAGCGCCCGCGTCACCTCGCGCAGGTCGCCATCGGTGCGGGTGAAGACGGCGGCCAGCTCGTCCACCAAGCGCTGCGGCGGGTCGTCGGCCACGAAGCGCCCGGCCAGCTTGCGCGCGACGTGCCGCGCCGTGGCCGGATGGCGGGCGAGAAGGTCGAGCACCTCGGTGCCGTCCTCGATGCCGCGGCCGGGGGCAAGCGTGCGGCCGAGCACCGTCTTGGCGCCCGCGTCGTGCAGGGCGGGGCGGAAGACGAAGCGCGGCCCGCCCTGCTGGCGACGCGCGCCGTACCCCGCGGCGGCGACCGTCCAGCCGGTGAAGGCGCGCGCCACCTCGCCGACGTCGCGCTGCGTGTAGCCGCCGTCCACGCCCAGCGTGTGCAGCTCCAGCAGCTCGCGCGCGTAGTTCTCGTTGATGCCGCGCGGGCGGCCGCCGGTCATCATCGCCGTCGCGGAATCGGCGGCGGTGCTGCGGGCGTTGTCCAGGTACACCAGCATGGCGGGGTGGGCCGCGGTTGCGCCCAGCAGGTCGCGGAAGCGCCCGAAGACGTGCGGGCGTATCGCCGCGCGCTCGTAGTCGCCCACCAGGTAGCGATCCGCGCCCTTGCCGAAGAAGACGTTGAAGTGGTTGAACCAGAAGTCCGCCATCACGTCTTCCAGCTGCCGCTCCGTGTAGACCGCGCGCTGCAGGCGGGCTCCCGCGAGGTCGGCGAGGATGCGCGCCGGCGCCATCCCCCCCTGCCGCCTGCGCGCCGCCGTGGTGTCGCGGGCCATGGAGTCACGGGGCATGGCCTCGCGTCGCGGGTAGTCGCGCAGGAGCTGTGCTGGCGCCGCGTTGGCCGCGGGGAAGCGGGCGAGGCGCGCCGGCAGGGCGGCGTCTTCGATGCGCTCCGGGTGAAGCTGCCGCTCCAGCCAGGCGTCCGGCCCCGAGCGCAGCACTTCGGCGAGTTCGTCGCGGCGCACGCCCCAGGTGGCGCGCTCCAGCAGGTGCACCGCGCGCGCCGTGTCCTCGCGCGTGGGCCGCGCCTGCGCATCCGCGCCCCTGGCGGCGAGGAGCGCGGGTACGATGGCGATGAGTACGATGCTGCGCATGTGTGCTCCGAGAGGGGTTCGAGGACGCGTTCTGCTGTACACCGCGCCGCGACCGGGCGTTGGGTCGCCGCGTCAAGAAATGTCCGTCCCGCTCGTTCCAGCCGAAGAAAGAAGTGCGTGAGTGCGTGAGTGCGTTAGTGCGTTCACCCCCCTCTCTGTCATTCTGAGGGAGCCGCCCGCTCAGACACTCGCGTGGCACTCCGGCCTTGCTGCGGCGACCGAAGAATCTAGCCGGCGCCGGGCCGGGCATCGTGGTCGCCACCCAACCTCGCGCATCGCGCAGTAGATCCTTCGCTCTGCGCCAGAGTTTGGAGAACGGGCGAGTACGGTGCAGCGCGTCGCTCAGGATGACAGAGGGAGGGGTGTTGGCGGATGGAGGTGTGCAAGTCATCGCCCCTGTTTCGTCTCACACATCAGGAACGCACTAACGCACTAACGCACTAACGCACTAACGCACTTCCCCTCCGCCCCGGATCTCCATGCGAACCCGCCTCCTCCCGGCGCTCCTCTCCATCCTCGCCACGGCCGCCACGCTGCCGGCGCAGGGGATCATCGTGCCCGACCGGTGCCGCGGAGAGTGCGGGATCCCGCTGCCGAACGCGCTCCCCATCGAGTCGGTGACGCTGGACGTCAAGATCGAGGGGCAGGTGGCGACCACGCACGTCACGCAGGTCTTCCGCAACGAGACGGGCGCGACGCTGGAGGGGACGTACTTCTTTCCGATCCCCACCTCCGCGTCGGTGACGGAGTTCGCCATCTGGGACGGCAGCCGGCGCCTGGCGGGCGAGGTGCGGCCGCGCGAAGAGGCGAGGCGCATCTACGACTCCATCGTGCGCCGCCGCCGCGATCCGGGGCTGCTGGAGTACGCGGGAGAGAACCTCTTCCAGGCCAGCATCTTTCCCATCAACCCCCGCTCCACCAAGAAGCTGGAGCTGACCTACACCCAGGTGCTCAGGGCAGAGAACGGGAGCGTCGGCTACCGCTACCCGCTCGGCATCGGGCGCAACGCGGCGCCGGTGGAGCGGCTTTCTGGGCGGGTGGAGGTTCGCGCGCCGTCGTCGCTGCGCACGGTGTACTCGCCCAGCCACTCCGTCGACGTGCGGCGCGAGCCCGGCGGCCGGCGCGCGGTGGCGACGTGGGAAGCGGGGCGCGGGGCGGAGCGGCGCGACTTCCAGCTCTTCTACGGGCTGGCGGACCGCGACGTGGGGCTCTCGCTCTTCACCTACCGCGAGCCTGGGAAGGACGGCTACTTCCTCCTACTCCTCTCCCCCAGCGACGAGGCGACGCAGCGCGAGT
Above is a genomic segment from Longimicrobium sp. containing:
- a CDS encoding DUF1501 domain-containing protein — its product is MHGKPIGRRAFVKGGALALLALGLPPEFITRSLLAQTRARRKTLICIFQRGAADGLSMVVPFGDPAYGRSRRSIAIAAPVRGAGGALELDGFFGLHPALTPLHELWGRREMAVVHAAGSPSTTRSHFQAQDIMETADPRGRARDGWLNRALGADGRTLRDADAHAAHHAAGQVTMEPGAAALRGIAMGAELPLSLRGANPSLAVGDLDRFGLAGGRDPALAETFARVYRTEGGDAVAGAADEGLEAAKLLRRINPSQYQPRNGAAYPAGEFGRSLRQIAQLIKADAGVEVAFADLGGWDTHVAQGGADGQLARRLGELGRGIKALYDDLGDRMDDVVILTMSEFGRTVAENGTGGTDHGHANCMLLLGGSVAGGQVRGEWPGLEPEQLHEGRDLRVTTDFRDVFAEVAGKHLGAAQLERVFPGHTVDPRRFRGVLR
- a CDS encoding DUF1800 domain-containing protein → MRSIVLIAIVPALLAARGADAQARPTREDTARAVHLLERATWGVRRDELAEVLRSGPDAWLERQLHPERIEDAALPARLARFPAANAAPAQLLRDYPRREAMPRDSMARDTTAARRRQGGMAPARILADLAGARLQRAVYTERQLEDVMADFWFNHFNVFFGKGADRYLVGDYERAAIRPHVFGRFRDLLGATAAHPAMLVYLDNARSTAADSATAMMTGGRPRGINENYARELLELHTLGVDGGYTQRDVGEVARAFTGWTVAAAGYGARRQQGGPRFVFRPALHDAGAKTVLGRTLAPGRGIEDGTEVLDLLARHPATARHVARKLAGRFVADDPPQRLVDELAAVFTRTDGDLREVTRALFRSPEFARARGVKTRTPFEFVAGTLRATEAEVRPSRELIQTLRQLGHLPYAATPPTGYIHDSAEWTSGGAMLARMNFALALSRGEVQGVRIDPARLLPSAPSDPVAELARVLLPARETTTLVRAVAEDAARLPDDQARRARALALILGSPAFQRH